In Nicotiana tabacum cultivar K326 chromosome 17, ASM71507v2, whole genome shotgun sequence, one DNA window encodes the following:
- the LOC107771534 gene encoding small ribosomal subunit protein eS8-like codes for MGISRDSMHKRRATGGKKKAWRKKRKYELGRQPANTKISGNKTVRRIRVRGGNVKWRALRLDTGNYSWGSEATTRKTRILDVVYNASNNELVRTQTLVKSAIVQVDAAPFKQWYLQHYGVDIGRKKKGAAKKETAEEGEAAAPAEEAKKSNHVARKLEKRQKDRKLDPHLEEQFSAGRLYACISSRPGQCGRADGYILEGKELEFYMKKLQKKKGKAGSGAAA; via the exons ATGG GTATCTCAAGAGATTCTATGCACAAGAGACGTGCCACTGGTGGAAAGAAGAAAGCTTGGAGGAAGAAGCGAAA GTATGAGCTTGGCCGCCAGCCAGCTAATACTAAGATCTCAGGCAACAAGACAGTCAGGCGAATTCGTGTGCGTGGTGGTAATGTGAAGTGGAGGGCACTGAGATTGGACACTGGAAACTATTCATGGGGTAGTGAGGCAACCACACGCAAGACTCGTATCCTTGATGTGGTTTACAATGCCTCGAACAATGAACTTGTCCGCACACAAACACTGGTCAAGAGTGCAATTGTTCAAGTTGATGCTGCACCATTTAAACAGTGGTATCTCCAGCATTATGGTGTTGACATTGGTAGGAAGAAGAAGGGGGCTGCTAAGAAAGAAACTGCCGAG GAAGGAGAAGCTGCTGCACCTGCTGAGGAAGCCAAGAAGAGCAACCATGTAGCCCGGAAACTTGAGAAACGTCAGAAGGATCGTAAACTTGATCCTCATCTCGAAGAGCAATTTAGTGCTGGTAGGCTATATGCCTGTATCTCATCCCGCCCCGGTCAATGTGGCAGAGCAGACGG GTACATTTTGGAAGGGAAAGAGTTGGAGTTCTATATGAAGAaacttcaaaagaagaaaggcaAGGCTGGATCTGGTGCTGCTGCTTAA